Proteins from a genomic interval of Helicoverpa armigera isolate CAAS_96S chromosome 9, ASM3070526v1, whole genome shotgun sequence:
- the LOC110378720 gene encoding E3 ubiquitin-protein ligase TRIM37 isoform X10, whose product MASRGDKGNGNGEEQIVETLAEVFRCFICMEKLVDAHLCPHCSKLCCYACVRRWLTEQRSQCPHCRAALHLHELVNCRWVEEVTQQIETMQQSNSASQRESFRDRCPTHQEKLTVYCWTCRRCICHQCALWGGTHSGHTFKPLEEVYEQHVTQIRDEVSQLRRRLMELISLVQDVERNVESVRAAKDERVREIRNAVELMISRLDSALKAKLLTLMGQKNSLTQETEQLEHLLQEIEHQLHSSTRSELIAKSGELSKMIHQVRKKPMASFVTAPVPADFHSEIVPSYDSSTFPLTNFTQLQHAAAPVYSAPLHVNGLCWRLKVYPDGNGVVRGNYLSVFLELSAGLPETSKYEYRVEMLHQVSRDPSKNIVREFASDFEVGECWGYNRFFRLDLLASEGYLDPETDTLILRFQVRPPTFYQRCRDQQWYINQLITMQNQHILQINDLKERLSLEMSRNSIAATRAQNGSTTPQSNSGSNDTDNPSQNNPVDGNSLSDSIVFGNQWKFSAPHNIMSGQRLASPVVVNTGMFAEESRNNDVSSAAGGAFGYGDYPPLERRPAHAQHATHALDAGYNLPSTSRSANSLHVSGTDNMALVSLHTLLSAANAPSRVPSKLASKRQPEPRPDKHHVPAKESTLTAVSSSPVTETSNPATTNVVLCSSISSPELNASAKLEPGEPAPQHPLHAASESSSDTGDLMFSELEVFADENNPSHVDENSNEENDVDDETMSGENDIESAGGAGGAGSGADILRRLVCAVAGRVTPAGSDGVAPAPLAARAERDPQLSTAAHTDMLLLNLMRMNGLTPKHSRHSGSKRHWSGSAGSSESGASRRTCRAPASPAPPAPRPRRPPPLSPGQLRHRPGARHPATSCTVSQFGGSSPGTPERGAVSPVSAALHDYWPSVSSVSDNDDVDAVLDYNDTLFDMLLNSLSIEGGNSSGSARAATPPAQPWSPPAAPPDRAD is encoded by the exons ATGGCCTCGCGAGGAGACAAAGGGAATGGAAATGGCGAGGAGCAGATCGTTGAG ACATTGGCGGAGGTGTTCCGCTGCTTCATCTGTATGGAGAAGCTGGTGGACGCACACCTCTGCCCGCACTGCTCGAAGCTGTGCTGCTACGCGTGTGTGCGACGATGGCTGACGGAGCAGCGCTCGCAGTGCCCGCACTGTCGCGCAGCCTTGCACCTGCACGAGCTCGTCAATTGCCGCTGGGTCGAGGAAGTCACCCAGCAAATCGAGACGATGCAGCAGAGCAACTCCGCTAGTCAGAGGGAGAGCTTCAGAGATAG GTGTCCCACGCATCAGGAGAAGCTGACTGTGTACTGCTGGACATGTCGGCGCTGCATCTGTCACCAGTGTGCTCTGTGGGGAGGCACCCACTCGGGACACACCTTCAAGCCGCTAGAGGAGGTGTACGAGCAACACGTCACTCAGATCCGTGATGAAGTGTCCCAGTTGAGGCGTAGACTAATGGAGCTTATCAGTCTGGTGCAAGATGTG GAGCGTAACGTGGAATCAGTACGTGCTGCCAAAGATGAGCGAGTGCGCGAGATTCGGAACGCCGTGGAACTAATGATATCGCGCCTGGACTCCGCTCTGAAGGCTAAACTCCTCACTCTGATGGGCCAGAAGAACAGCCTGACGCAGGAGACGGAACAACTTGAACATCTACTGCAAGAGATTGAACATCAACTGCATTCTAGTACTAG gtctGAATTGATAGCCAAGAGTGGCGAACTTTCGAAGATGATTCACCAAGTTCGAAAGAAGCCGATGGCTAGCTTCGTGACTGCTCCCGTACCGGCCGATTTTCACAG TGAAATCGTCCCGAGCTACGATAGCAGCACGTTTCCCCTCACGAACTTCACGCAGCTGCAGCACGCGGCCGCCCCCGTCTATTCAGCACCTTTGCACGTGAACGGACTCTGTTGGCGCCTGAAGGTCTACCCTGATGGAAACGGCGTCGTCAGGGGAAACTACCTCTCGGTATTCCTCGAACTAAGCGCTGGATTACCTGAAACTTCCAa ATACGAGTACCGTGTGGAGATGCTGCACCAAGTGTCCCGCGATCCCTCCAAGAACATAGTGCGCGAGTTCGCGTCCGACTTCGAAGTTGGCGAGTGCTGGGGCTACAACCGCTTCTTCAGGCTCGACCTGCTCGCCAGCGAGGGCTACCTCGACCCTGAGACTGATACTCTTATACTTAG ATTCCAAGTGCGTCCGCCGACGTTCTACCAACGTTGCCGCGACCAGCAGTGGTACATCAACCAGCTGATCACCATGCAGAACCAGCACATCCTGCAGATTAATGATCTCAAAGAG CGTCTCTCCCTGGAAATGTCCCGCAACTCAATCGCGGCGACTCGTGCGCAGAACGGCTCCACCACTCCGCAGTCGAACTCTGGCAGCAACGACACGGACAACCCTTCTCAGAACAACCCCGTCGATGGCAACAGCCTGAGCGACTCCATCGTGTTCGGCAACCAGTGGAAGTTCAGTGCCCCACATAATATTATGAGTGGACAGAGACTTGCTAGTCCAG TGGTAGTGAACACTGGCATGTTCGCGGAGGAGTCGCGGAACAACGACGTGTCgtcggcggcgggcggcgcgttCGGCTACGGCGACTACCCGCCGCTCGAGCGACGCCCCGCGCATGCGCAGCACGCCACACATGCGCTAGACGCCGGGTACAACCTGCCCTCTACGTCACG ATCAGCGAACTCCCTGCACGTGTCGGGCACAGACAACATGGCTCTGGTGAGCCTGCACACTCTGCTGAGTGCCGCCAACGCGCCCAGCCGCGTGCCCAGCAAGCTGGCCAGCAAGCGCCAGCCCGAGCCCAGGCCGGACAAGCATCATGTGCCTGCTAAGGAGTCTACCCTTACCG CGGTATCCAGCAGCCCAGTAACCGAAACCAGTAACCCAGCCACCACCAACGTGGTGCTGTGCTCGTCCATCTCGTCTCCGGAGCTGAACGCGAGCGCCAAGCTGGAGCCCGGCGAGCCCGCGCCGCAGCACCCCCTGCATGCTGCGTCCGAGAGCAGCAGCGATACTGGG GATTTGATGTTCAGCGAACTAGAAGTGTTCGCCGATGAAAACAACCCCAGTCACGTGGACGAGAACTCTAACGAAGAGAACGATGTCGACGACGAAACTATGTCAG GTGAGAACGACATCGAGtcagcgggcggcgcgggcggggcggggTCGGGCGCGGACATCCTGCGGCGCCTGGTGTGCGCGGTGGCGGGGCGCGTGACGCCGGCGGGCTCGGACGGCgtggcgcccgcgccgctcgccGCGCGCGCCGAGCGCGACCCGCAGCTGTCCACCGCCGCGCACACCGACATGCTGCTGCTCAACCTCATGCGCATGAACGGACTCACGCCCAAACATTCCAGACATT CAGGCAGCAAACGTCACTGGTCGGGCAGCGCCGGCAGCTCGGAGAGCGGCGCCAGTCGACGCACGTGCCGCGCCCCCGCctcccccgcgccgcccgcgccccgcccgcgccgcccgccgccgctgTCGCCCGGACAGCTGCGCCACCGCCCCGGCGCCAGGCATCCCGCCACAT CATGCACAGTGAGCCAGTTCGGCGGGTCGTCGCCGGGCACGCcggagcgcggcgcggtgtCGCCGGTGTCGGCCGCGCTGCACGACTACTGGCCCTCCGTGTCCTCCGTCAGCGACAACGACGACGTCGACGCCGTGCTCGACTACAAC GACACGCTATTCGACATGCTGCTGAACAGCTTGTCGATCGAGGGCGGCAACTCGAGCGGCTCCGCCCGCGCCGCCACGCCCCCCGCGCAGCCCTGGTCCCCGCCCGCCGCTCCGCCCGACCGCGCGGACTGA
- the LOC110378720 gene encoding uncharacterized protein LOC110378720 isoform X2 — protein sequence MASRGDKGNGNGEEQIVETLAEVFRCFICMEKLVDAHLCPHCSKLCCYACVRRWLTEQRSQCPHCRAALHLHELVNCRWVEEVTQQIETMQQSNSASQRESFRDSTLNRCPTHQEKLTVYCWTCRRCICHQCALWGGTHSGHTFKPLEEVYEQHVTQIRDEVSQLRRRLMELISLVQDVERNVESVRAAKDERVREIRNAVELMISRLDSALKAKLLTLMGQKNSLTQETEQLEHLLQEIEHQLHSSTRKRTSSIMSELIAKSGELSKMIHQVRKKPMASFVTAPVPADFHSEIVPSYDSSTFPLTNFTQLQHAAAPVYSAPLHVNGLCWRLKVYPDGNGVVRGNYLSVFLELSAGLPETSNTAKLRVGKRYEYRVEMLHQVSRDPSKNIVREFASDFEVGECWGYNRFFRLDLLASEGYLDPETDTLILRFQVRPPTFYQRCRDQQWYINQLITMQNQHILQINDLKERLSLEMSRNSIAATRAQNGSTTPQSNSGSNDTDNPSQNNPVDGNSLSDSIVFGNQWKFSAPHNIMSGQRLASPVVVNTGMFAEESRNNDVSSAAGGAFGYGDYPPLERRPAHAQHATHALDAGYNLPSTSRSANSLHVSGTDNMALVSLHTLLSAANAPSRVPSKLASKRQPEPRPDKHHVPAKESTLTAVSSSPVTETSNPATTNVVLCSSISSPELNASAKLEPGEPAPQHPLHAASESSSDTGDLMFSELEVFADENNPSHVDENSNEENDVDDETMSGENDIESAGGAGGAGSGADILRRLVCAVAGRVTPAGSDGVAPAPLAARAERDPQLSTAAHTDMLLLNLMRMNGLTPKHSRHCSKRHWSGSAGSSESGASRRTCRAPASPAPPAPRPRRPPPLSPGQLRHRPGARHPATSCTVSQFGGSSPGTPERGAVSPVSAALHDYWPSVSSVSDNDDVDAVLDYNVNTDAQHVLNDTLFDMLLNSLSIEGGNSSGSARAATPPAQPWSPPAAPPDRAD from the exons ATGGCCTCGCGAGGAGACAAAGGGAATGGAAATGGCGAGGAGCAGATCGTTGAG ACATTGGCGGAGGTGTTCCGCTGCTTCATCTGTATGGAGAAGCTGGTGGACGCACACCTCTGCCCGCACTGCTCGAAGCTGTGCTGCTACGCGTGTGTGCGACGATGGCTGACGGAGCAGCGCTCGCAGTGCCCGCACTGTCGCGCAGCCTTGCACCTGCACGAGCTCGTCAATTGCCGCTGGGTCGAGGAAGTCACCCAGCAAATCGAGACGATGCAGCAGAGCAACTCCGCTAGTCAGAGGGAGAGCTTCAGAGATAG CACCCTGAACAGGTGTCCCACGCATCAGGAGAAGCTGACTGTGTACTGCTGGACATGTCGGCGCTGCATCTGTCACCAGTGTGCTCTGTGGGGAGGCACCCACTCGGGACACACCTTCAAGCCGCTAGAGGAGGTGTACGAGCAACACGTCACTCAGATCCGTGATGAAGTGTCCCAGTTGAGGCGTAGACTAATGGAGCTTATCAGTCTGGTGCAAGATGTG GAGCGTAACGTGGAATCAGTACGTGCTGCCAAAGATGAGCGAGTGCGCGAGATTCGGAACGCCGTGGAACTAATGATATCGCGCCTGGACTCCGCTCTGAAGGCTAAACTCCTCACTCTGATGGGCCAGAAGAACAGCCTGACGCAGGAGACGGAACAACTTGAACATCTACTGCAAGAGATTGAACATCAACTGCATTCTAGTACTAG AAAGCGTACATCATCAATTAT gtctGAATTGATAGCCAAGAGTGGCGAACTTTCGAAGATGATTCACCAAGTTCGAAAGAAGCCGATGGCTAGCTTCGTGACTGCTCCCGTACCGGCCGATTTTCACAG TGAAATCGTCCCGAGCTACGATAGCAGCACGTTTCCCCTCACGAACTTCACGCAGCTGCAGCACGCGGCCGCCCCCGTCTATTCAGCACCTTTGCACGTGAACGGACTCTGTTGGCGCCTGAAGGTCTACCCTGATGGAAACGGCGTCGTCAGGGGAAACTACCTCTCGGTATTCCTCGAACTAAGCGCTGGATTACCTGAAACTTCCAa CACTGCTAAGTTAAGAGTAGGCAAGAG ATACGAGTACCGTGTGGAGATGCTGCACCAAGTGTCCCGCGATCCCTCCAAGAACATAGTGCGCGAGTTCGCGTCCGACTTCGAAGTTGGCGAGTGCTGGGGCTACAACCGCTTCTTCAGGCTCGACCTGCTCGCCAGCGAGGGCTACCTCGACCCTGAGACTGATACTCTTATACTTAG ATTCCAAGTGCGTCCGCCGACGTTCTACCAACGTTGCCGCGACCAGCAGTGGTACATCAACCAGCTGATCACCATGCAGAACCAGCACATCCTGCAGATTAATGATCTCAAAGAG CGTCTCTCCCTGGAAATGTCCCGCAACTCAATCGCGGCGACTCGTGCGCAGAACGGCTCCACCACTCCGCAGTCGAACTCTGGCAGCAACGACACGGACAACCCTTCTCAGAACAACCCCGTCGATGGCAACAGCCTGAGCGACTCCATCGTGTTCGGCAACCAGTGGAAGTTCAGTGCCCCACATAATATTATGAGTGGACAGAGACTTGCTAGTCCAG TGGTAGTGAACACTGGCATGTTCGCGGAGGAGTCGCGGAACAACGACGTGTCgtcggcggcgggcggcgcgttCGGCTACGGCGACTACCCGCCGCTCGAGCGACGCCCCGCGCATGCGCAGCACGCCACACATGCGCTAGACGCCGGGTACAACCTGCCCTCTACGTCACG ATCAGCGAACTCCCTGCACGTGTCGGGCACAGACAACATGGCTCTGGTGAGCCTGCACACTCTGCTGAGTGCCGCCAACGCGCCCAGCCGCGTGCCCAGCAAGCTGGCCAGCAAGCGCCAGCCCGAGCCCAGGCCGGACAAGCATCATGTGCCTGCTAAGGAGTCTACCCTTACCG CGGTATCCAGCAGCCCAGTAACCGAAACCAGTAACCCAGCCACCACCAACGTGGTGCTGTGCTCGTCCATCTCGTCTCCGGAGCTGAACGCGAGCGCCAAGCTGGAGCCCGGCGAGCCCGCGCCGCAGCACCCCCTGCATGCTGCGTCCGAGAGCAGCAGCGATACTGGG GATTTGATGTTCAGCGAACTAGAAGTGTTCGCCGATGAAAACAACCCCAGTCACGTGGACGAGAACTCTAACGAAGAGAACGATGTCGACGACGAAACTATGTCAG GTGAGAACGACATCGAGtcagcgggcggcgcgggcggggcggggTCGGGCGCGGACATCCTGCGGCGCCTGGTGTGCGCGGTGGCGGGGCGCGTGACGCCGGCGGGCTCGGACGGCgtggcgcccgcgccgctcgccGCGCGCGCCGAGCGCGACCCGCAGCTGTCCACCGCCGCGCACACCGACATGCTGCTGCTCAACCTCATGCGCATGAACGGACTCACGCCCAAACATTCCAGACATT GCAGCAAACGTCACTGGTCGGGCAGCGCCGGCAGCTCGGAGAGCGGCGCCAGTCGACGCACGTGCCGCGCCCCCGCctcccccgcgccgcccgcgccccgcccgcgccgcccgccgccgctgTCGCCCGGACAGCTGCGCCACCGCCCCGGCGCCAGGCATCCCGCCACAT CATGCACAGTGAGCCAGTTCGGCGGGTCGTCGCCGGGCACGCcggagcgcggcgcggtgtCGCCGGTGTCGGCCGCGCTGCACGACTACTGGCCCTCCGTGTCCTCCGTCAGCGACAACGACGACGTCGACGCCGTGCTCGACTACAACGTAAATACTGATGCTCAGCATGTGCTTAAT GACACGCTATTCGACATGCTGCTGAACAGCTTGTCGATCGAGGGCGGCAACTCGAGCGGCTCCGCCCGCGCCGCCACGCCCCCCGCGCAGCCCTGGTCCCCGCCCGCCGCTCCGCCCGACCGCGCGGACTGA
- the LOC110378720 gene encoding uncharacterized protein LOC110378720 isoform X4: protein MASRGDKGNGNGEEQIVETLAEVFRCFICMEKLVDAHLCPHCSKLCCYACVRRWLTEQRSQCPHCRAALHLHELVNCRWVEEVTQQIETMQQSNSASQRESFRDSTLNRCPTHQEKLTVYCWTCRRCICHQCALWGGTHSGHTFKPLEEVYEQHVTQIRDEVSQLRRRLMELISLVQDVERNVESVRAAKDERVREIRNAVELMISRLDSALKAKLLTLMGQKNSLTQETEQLEHLLQEIEHQLHSSTRSELIAKSGELSKMIHQVRKKPMASFVTAPVPADFHSEIVPSYDSSTFPLTNFTQLQHAAAPVYSAPLHVNGLCWRLKVYPDGNGVVRGNYLSVFLELSAGLPETSNTAKLRVGKRYEYRVEMLHQVSRDPSKNIVREFASDFEVGECWGYNRFFRLDLLASEGYLDPETDTLILRFQVRPPTFYQRCRDQQWYINQLITMQNQHILQINDLKERLSLEMSRNSIAATRAQNGSTTPQSNSGSNDTDNPSQNNPVDGNSLSDSIVFGNQWKFSAPHNIMSGQRLASPVVVNTGMFAEESRNNDVSSAAGGAFGYGDYPPLERRPAHAQHATHALDAGYNLPSTSRSANSLHVSGTDNMALVSLHTLLSAANAPSRVPSKLASKRQPEPRPDKHHVPAKESTLTAVSSSPVTETSNPATTNVVLCSSISSPELNASAKLEPGEPAPQHPLHAASESSSDTGDLMFSELEVFADENNPSHVDENSNEENDVDDETMSGENDIESAGGAGGAGSGADILRRLVCAVAGRVTPAGSDGVAPAPLAARAERDPQLSTAAHTDMLLLNLMRMNGLTPKHSRHSGSKRHWSGSAGSSESGASRRTCRAPASPAPPAPRPRRPPPLSPGQLRHRPGARHPATSCTVSQFGGSSPGTPERGAVSPVSAALHDYWPSVSSVSDNDDVDAVLDYNVNTDAQHVLNDTLFDMLLNSLSIEGGNSSGSARAATPPAQPWSPPAAPPDRAD, encoded by the exons ATGGCCTCGCGAGGAGACAAAGGGAATGGAAATGGCGAGGAGCAGATCGTTGAG ACATTGGCGGAGGTGTTCCGCTGCTTCATCTGTATGGAGAAGCTGGTGGACGCACACCTCTGCCCGCACTGCTCGAAGCTGTGCTGCTACGCGTGTGTGCGACGATGGCTGACGGAGCAGCGCTCGCAGTGCCCGCACTGTCGCGCAGCCTTGCACCTGCACGAGCTCGTCAATTGCCGCTGGGTCGAGGAAGTCACCCAGCAAATCGAGACGATGCAGCAGAGCAACTCCGCTAGTCAGAGGGAGAGCTTCAGAGATAG CACCCTGAACAGGTGTCCCACGCATCAGGAGAAGCTGACTGTGTACTGCTGGACATGTCGGCGCTGCATCTGTCACCAGTGTGCTCTGTGGGGAGGCACCCACTCGGGACACACCTTCAAGCCGCTAGAGGAGGTGTACGAGCAACACGTCACTCAGATCCGTGATGAAGTGTCCCAGTTGAGGCGTAGACTAATGGAGCTTATCAGTCTGGTGCAAGATGTG GAGCGTAACGTGGAATCAGTACGTGCTGCCAAAGATGAGCGAGTGCGCGAGATTCGGAACGCCGTGGAACTAATGATATCGCGCCTGGACTCCGCTCTGAAGGCTAAACTCCTCACTCTGATGGGCCAGAAGAACAGCCTGACGCAGGAGACGGAACAACTTGAACATCTACTGCAAGAGATTGAACATCAACTGCATTCTAGTACTAG gtctGAATTGATAGCCAAGAGTGGCGAACTTTCGAAGATGATTCACCAAGTTCGAAAGAAGCCGATGGCTAGCTTCGTGACTGCTCCCGTACCGGCCGATTTTCACAG TGAAATCGTCCCGAGCTACGATAGCAGCACGTTTCCCCTCACGAACTTCACGCAGCTGCAGCACGCGGCCGCCCCCGTCTATTCAGCACCTTTGCACGTGAACGGACTCTGTTGGCGCCTGAAGGTCTACCCTGATGGAAACGGCGTCGTCAGGGGAAACTACCTCTCGGTATTCCTCGAACTAAGCGCTGGATTACCTGAAACTTCCAa CACTGCTAAGTTAAGAGTAGGCAAGAG ATACGAGTACCGTGTGGAGATGCTGCACCAAGTGTCCCGCGATCCCTCCAAGAACATAGTGCGCGAGTTCGCGTCCGACTTCGAAGTTGGCGAGTGCTGGGGCTACAACCGCTTCTTCAGGCTCGACCTGCTCGCCAGCGAGGGCTACCTCGACCCTGAGACTGATACTCTTATACTTAG ATTCCAAGTGCGTCCGCCGACGTTCTACCAACGTTGCCGCGACCAGCAGTGGTACATCAACCAGCTGATCACCATGCAGAACCAGCACATCCTGCAGATTAATGATCTCAAAGAG CGTCTCTCCCTGGAAATGTCCCGCAACTCAATCGCGGCGACTCGTGCGCAGAACGGCTCCACCACTCCGCAGTCGAACTCTGGCAGCAACGACACGGACAACCCTTCTCAGAACAACCCCGTCGATGGCAACAGCCTGAGCGACTCCATCGTGTTCGGCAACCAGTGGAAGTTCAGTGCCCCACATAATATTATGAGTGGACAGAGACTTGCTAGTCCAG TGGTAGTGAACACTGGCATGTTCGCGGAGGAGTCGCGGAACAACGACGTGTCgtcggcggcgggcggcgcgttCGGCTACGGCGACTACCCGCCGCTCGAGCGACGCCCCGCGCATGCGCAGCACGCCACACATGCGCTAGACGCCGGGTACAACCTGCCCTCTACGTCACG ATCAGCGAACTCCCTGCACGTGTCGGGCACAGACAACATGGCTCTGGTGAGCCTGCACACTCTGCTGAGTGCCGCCAACGCGCCCAGCCGCGTGCCCAGCAAGCTGGCCAGCAAGCGCCAGCCCGAGCCCAGGCCGGACAAGCATCATGTGCCTGCTAAGGAGTCTACCCTTACCG CGGTATCCAGCAGCCCAGTAACCGAAACCAGTAACCCAGCCACCACCAACGTGGTGCTGTGCTCGTCCATCTCGTCTCCGGAGCTGAACGCGAGCGCCAAGCTGGAGCCCGGCGAGCCCGCGCCGCAGCACCCCCTGCATGCTGCGTCCGAGAGCAGCAGCGATACTGGG GATTTGATGTTCAGCGAACTAGAAGTGTTCGCCGATGAAAACAACCCCAGTCACGTGGACGAGAACTCTAACGAAGAGAACGATGTCGACGACGAAACTATGTCAG GTGAGAACGACATCGAGtcagcgggcggcgcgggcggggcggggTCGGGCGCGGACATCCTGCGGCGCCTGGTGTGCGCGGTGGCGGGGCGCGTGACGCCGGCGGGCTCGGACGGCgtggcgcccgcgccgctcgccGCGCGCGCCGAGCGCGACCCGCAGCTGTCCACCGCCGCGCACACCGACATGCTGCTGCTCAACCTCATGCGCATGAACGGACTCACGCCCAAACATTCCAGACATT CAGGCAGCAAACGTCACTGGTCGGGCAGCGCCGGCAGCTCGGAGAGCGGCGCCAGTCGACGCACGTGCCGCGCCCCCGCctcccccgcgccgcccgcgccccgcccgcgccgcccgccgccgctgTCGCCCGGACAGCTGCGCCACCGCCCCGGCGCCAGGCATCCCGCCACAT CATGCACAGTGAGCCAGTTCGGCGGGTCGTCGCCGGGCACGCcggagcgcggcgcggtgtCGCCGGTGTCGGCCGCGCTGCACGACTACTGGCCCTCCGTGTCCTCCGTCAGCGACAACGACGACGTCGACGCCGTGCTCGACTACAACGTAAATACTGATGCTCAGCATGTGCTTAAT GACACGCTATTCGACATGCTGCTGAACAGCTTGTCGATCGAGGGCGGCAACTCGAGCGGCTCCGCCCGCGCCGCCACGCCCCCCGCGCAGCCCTGGTCCCCGCCCGCCGCTCCGCCCGACCGCGCGGACTGA